A segment of the Aridibaculum aurantiacum genome:
CTTCTATTCTCACAGCAACTGCCCTGAAGCCTTTATCAGAATAATATTTTTGAATAGCTTCAATTGCCGACCTGCGAATGTTTTCAGTGATGATACGGCCTTTGATCAAACCCACTTTGCTGTTCAATTCTTCAGACTCAGTTTTTCTTACGTTTCTAAAAGAGAAGGTAGACAAACGAGGTCTTTCAGTAACCGCAATCTCCAGGTAAATATTTTTACCTTCCAAACGGGTGATGTAGATCTCAACATCGCTAAAGTAGTTCTGCTTCCACAAGTTGTTGATGGCTCTAGAAAACTGGTCACCTCCAGGTATCACCACTTCATCACCAATGTTGATGTTGGCAATAGAAAGAAGTAGTGCCGCATCAAAAAATTTGTTTCCGGTAACAATGATGTTAGCCACCTTGTAACGCTGAGGTACTCTTTGCGAAAAAAGGTTTTCAAGATCTACATCGATGGATGTTGCCTGGTAACTTGTATCAATTGGGGGAGTAACTTGTGCGGATGCATTGTATTGGAGGAATGATGTTGCTAAAAATAACAACATGAATTTGTAAACGTTCTGCATCAAAATCGTGATTTGGTAGGTTTGTTGGCCGGGCTGTAGCAGCTTGCGGTATATTTTTGAATGATCAAATTTGGTGGGCAAATTAAGGGGAATAAACAAAAGTGTTTGTTAAATAGAACGCTGTAAATTAGGCTCAAACACTTGGTATTCCTCACTTTTTTCTTATGCAAGTTGTTCACTTGTTTTTCCAAATCTTCGCTCTCTCGCCTGGAAGTCGAGGATAGCTTCGTACAGGTTATGCTTGCGGAAGTCGGGCCATCTTGTATTGGTAAAATACAACTCGGCATAAGCCAGTTGGTACAATAAAAAGTTGCTGATACGATACTCGCCACTTGTCCTGATCATTAGTTCAGGATCGGGAAAATTGCTGGTGGTTAGAAACCGCTGAAGTGTGTCGTAAGAAATGGTGTCGGGATCAAGCGTTCCGCTTTTTACCTCAATCGCTATATTTTTTACTGCATTCAGAAGCTCCCACCTGCTGCTATAGCTTAGCGCCATTACCAGGTTCAGGCCGGTGTTTTTGCTGGTCATTTCCAGTGCTTCCTGCAGTTCTTCTACTGCATATTGCGGCAACATTTTCATGTCGCCTATTACATGCAGTTTAATGTTGTTCTTATTAAGAGTTTCTACTTCTTTGCGAATGGTATCAACCAGTAGCGCCATTAGTCCGTTCACCTCGTTCTCAGGGCGATCCCAGTTTTCTGTGCTAAAGGCGTAAAGTGTAAGATATTCTACTCCCAATTCAGCGCAGCCTTCTACTATGTTGCGTACGCTTTCTACGCCATGAAAGTGTCCAAAGAGCCGATCTTCACCTTTTTCTTTTGCCCACCTGCCATTACCATCCATAATGATGGCTATATGCTTAGGCAATCGTGTAAGATCAATTTGTTGTTTAAGGTCCGACATTTTATTCCCTTTTTTCAGGGGTGGCAAAGGTAGCAAACATAACCAGTAAGATGGAACATATCATTAATAAGATTTGACCTGTTCCACCAGCTGCAGTTTCTGCCCCGGCTCTTGGGTGAAAATAAAGATCAATTCTTTAGTTACCAGCTACGTGGAGTTGGACAACGGTAAGAAGAGATGTTGAAAGAAACACCTACCTGCGCCAATACATAAGCATCTTTTTGGGCACTGTTACCACGCTGGCGTCCTTTGATTCCTATTGGTGTACCGGTCTCGTAGCTACGGTCAGCAAGCAGCATGCCTATAGAAGGCTGGCCGTTTGGTAGTGGCTGAAATGCATCAGGCGCATAAGTAGTACTTACATCGTCTATGTAATCCGTATTTGTAAAACGATAACCTACTTCTGCAAACATGTTTATCTTCTCTGTCACGCTGTATTTAAAACCAACTGCAAGTGGAAAACATACTCCCATAGATCCATATGGTGTGCGATCAGGATAAGCCGGGCTTCCCTGTCCTTCAGTACCTATAGGACGAAGAAAATGTTTCTCATTGTTGAGGTATGCAAAAGGATCATAAGAGAATACACCAACACCTAATGATACGTACGGGGTATAGGTGAAACCTTCTACACCCGGGAAGAATTTGAAGAAATTGAAATCACCACTAAGCGACAATTCCCAGATATTGGTATTGAAGCTAAGATTGCGACGCTTTTGTACTTCGTTACCACTGTATACATCAGAATAACCAAGACGCGCATAGTTTGCTGCTACCTTCACGCCAATGTAGTTGCTAAACTGCTTGCGGAAAAATGCACCTGCACTAAACTTAGGACGATTAAGGGCGGCTCGTGTGTTCAGATCTCCAAAATAATGACCGAGACCGACAGCTAGTCCAAATTCACCTTCCTGTACATAACTGTTCATGATCTGGGCGCGGGTGCTGAGGGAAACAACACATGCCAGCAATACAATAACGATCTTTTTCATAATTAGGTGTGCAAAATACTATGTTAGGTAACGCAAAAAAATTGAAAATATATTGTAATCCGCTGAAAAATATGATTGCTGGAAGAATTAATTCCTTTTATCAAGACCCCAGGTGAGTTTTTCGCGTAGCGTACCAAGGAAACTGTTTTCATTTAACGCTACCAGCTTCACGGTGAAATCTTCTTTTTTAACTGCTAATTGAACGTCTTTCTCTACAATCTCCCTGCGCGCATCCATCATACAAATGAAGTCATCCGTTCTACCCTCCACTTCAAAACTCACAATATTATCATCAGGAACTATGATGGAGCGAACATTTAAATTGTGCGGTGCCACCGGGGTAATAACAAAGCTTCCGCTATCAGGAAAAACGATCGGGCCATTACAACTCATATTATATCCTGTAGAACCGGTAGGTGTAGATACGATCAATCCATCCGCCCAATAGCTATTCAAAAATTCACCATTCAGGTAGGTGTGTATTTTTATCATTGGTGAAAACTCCCTTTTGTGAATGGCGAATTCATTTAGTCCAAAAGGTGTATCGCCAAACAAGGGTATGCTGGCATCAAGGTGAAGGAGCGTTCTTTTTTCAGTGCCATATGTGCCATTGATAAGCGCTTCTACGGCAGCGCTTACATCTTCTTTACCCAAACTTGCGAGGAAGCCAAGTCGGCCGAAGTTGATACCAAGAATAGGGATGTTTTTATTTCTTACCAGCGTTGCAGTGTCCAGCATAGTGCCATCGCCACCCAGGCTTATCACACAGTCAAAACTATCATCAAGGTCTTCGTGTTTGCTAAAAATGGAGAAATCTGTCGGTAGCATGTGTACTGCAGATCGAGGACCGGCCAAAGATTTATGAAGGCAAACCTTTACATGATATCTTTTGAGTTCTTCCAGTAAGGTAAGCAGTTGAACTTCCTGCTCGGCTTCTATTCCTCGGCTATATATCGCTACTTTCATTCAGAAATATTAGGCTTGGCTGATGAAATTACTAATGTTATCCTATTGAAGGGGAATATTTAAAAAAAAGGAAAAATATTAACAGCTGCTACTTAGAAATCTGCAGCTGTATGTATGAAGAAGCCACGTTCTCCTAATTGGTTGAAGCTGTATTCTATTTTCAAAACCATGTCGTAGATGGAGAGAATATCGACACCAGCGCCCCATGTACGTAGTATCTTATTGTTGAGCATGCTATTGCCAACATAGCGGTTAGGCAAGTGAGCATAACCTACATCACCATAGGCTTTCAGCATAAAACGGAAAGGAATTTTATCGTGTGTCTTAGTATTGATCGGGTTCTTTATGTTGAAAGCAAGAACTTTTTTAATGGCGGTGGCACGGGCAACTCCACCAAATACACCTTGTATAACGTACGGTTCTAAACCACGCATATAAAAATCTGCACTGCCAAACATTCCAAGACTATAATAGGCCTGGTTGAATGGCATTTTTAGCAAACCTGCAGCCTGGAACTGTAGGTAAGAAGTTGTAAACACCTCTTTAGTAAACGTTCCTCTAAATCCTATTTGCCCTAAAAAATCTTTACTGAAACGGGTGGAAGCATATGCATCGCCCATGAAGCCGCGTGTAGGGTAGGGGATGTAGTCCACATCAAAATGCTGGATGCTGTATGAAAAGCCGCTGTACTTTATCCTTTTCCTACCCTCTGGGTGATAGGCTGGATTTTTTTCCAATATAGTATCATCAATTTCTACATCATTGTATTGCACCCTAAAGTGGTGGCGGGTTTTAATAGCCGGTCGGTAAGAGTAACCAACATCAATATGAAAGCTCCTATTAAGGAAAGCATCAGGGTTGCGTACAAACAATTGTTTATTCATGCTATCAGCATAATTCACTTCGCGGTTGCGGTTATAGCTTACACCTATTGACATCCCGTGTTTCAATGACTTCTCAATGAATGGGTTTTCATACCGTATATAAACCTGCTGTGTATAACCGGCAACCAATGCAAAGTTCAGGTGGTCGTTTCGGCCACTTACATTGTTTTGCATGAATTTGATACCGTAGTTCACCCGTTGCAGGCTGCGGTTATGCTCTACCCACCAGTCATTAAAGTTTCTACCTACTATTTTGAAATAAGGAAGAGGGAAGAGGTACCATCTTTCTTTTACCACTACTTGTACAAATGCTACTTCTTCTGCATACTTGGCGGTAACCTCTACATCTACAAACAAGGTGGTGTTCATAAGCTGCTGCCTTGCCAGCTCCAGTTTTTCCTTTAGCGTGGATTTTAGCATGTAGTCGCCTTGCTTGAAAGGAATTTCCCGCTGTATGATATATTCTTTTGTCTTCTTGTAGCCCAGGATAGTGATATTACCAACCATCACCAGGCTGCCGAGGCTATCTGCTTCTGCAGCCGGAAGAATGGATGCAGTTTTTTCTATTGATGTTGAGTCTTGCTGCGCATATAGATTTTGTACAACGCAGATAAAGGATAAGTAAACCAGCAAAAAGCACCTGCAGGTAAAAAACATTTGAAGACTATGCTGGTTTTTTAATCATGAAAAATCTTATTGATAGCCGTGCATGTAGTATAGCTAAATGCAGTTGACAAAAGGTACTAGTGTAGTTTTGGGAATATTGATAGAAACAATCAAATCTTGAGGTACGACATCAGGTGATTGTAGTTGTACCTAAGTTCGTTCTCATAATGTTCTTCACCAATAAAGTAGCGAATACTGTACTCATAGCGCTGAAATGTAGCTATAATATCAGAAACCTCTTGTTTATTGATTTTTATAGTTACGACTAAAAGCCCGGTTTCGGTTTCGGTGTAGGTGTTAAATTGAGTTATATGAGCATCATTGGTTTCTACTAACCTGCTTATTTCTCCAAAGGAATAACTCTTACGTTCCATTTCCAGCACAATGATAGCCCCTATTTCCTCGGCCCCGGTAAACTGTGTGGCTGTTTTTAATAATTCCTGGCAGGTGATGGCGCCAACCCATTCCATCTCATCATTTACAACTGGTACCAACGAAAGCTGGTTGGTAGAAGCAAGCTTTAAGGCACTGAGAAAATGTTCAGTAGACTTAACTGAGCGAATAATGAAATCGTTCCGTAAATATTGAAGTACACCATCTTCCTCTACATCCAGCAGGTCATCTTTGCAAACCAATCCTATGAACTTCTTGTCTTCTACTATGGGAAGGTGAATAATATCGAAGTCATCCATCAACTGAAGGGCAAGGGAAACTTTATCTTCTGGCTCTACTGTAGGATAATGATTGGTGATAAGTTGGCTGATCAGCATGTAATTCCCTTCTTTTTTATATTCTTATGGAGACAACAATTACTACGCCAACGTTGCCGCGGGTTCTGCATGTTTCGCCAGGAATTGATCTAGTATAACATTGAATTCACCGGGTACTTCCATCATAGGAGCGTGGCCACATTTATCAATAAAATGAAGTTCGCTGTTTGGAATTAGCCTGTTGAATTCTTTAGCAACAAATGGCGGAGTGATGGTATCGTTGTTACCCCAGATAAGGCAAGTAGGTTGTTTTACCTGGCTCAGCTCTTCGCCCAGGTTGTTACGTATAGCGCTTTTCGCTAATGAAATAATCTTGATGACTTTTAACCGGTTGTTGGTTATTTCAAAAACTTCATTTACCAGTTCTTCGGTAGCCATTGCCGGGTCGTAAAAAGTAAGCTCAGTCTTTTTACGGATATATTCTTTATCGCCACGCTTAGGATAGCTATCGCCCATCCCGTTTTCAAATAAACCTGAACTACCTGTGAGCGTAAGAGTTTTTATTCTTTCAGGATGCTTAAGTATATGAACCAGCGCTACGTGTCCACCAAGTGAGTTACCAAGCAGGTGAATGTTTTTATAATCGCGTGCTTCTATGAATTTGTGGACAAACTTTTCAAGTCCGCCCACGGTAGTATGAAAAATATCCAATTCAAACAGTGGGAGCATAGGTACTACCACCTTGTAGTTTTGGCTAAAATGTTCTATCAGGTCTTTAAAATTACTTAGGGCGCCAAACAGGCCATGAAGCAATACAAGAGGCTCACCTTGCCCCTTTTCTATATATTTAAATTTATCCTGTTGTTTAATCTCGTACTGCATCTGCTGTCTGGTTCTAAAGAATTCTTAGTTCTACAAATAAAGTAAATAATATCAATGCCATCTTTTCTCAACAGCTTTACAAGGTTTGCTGTGTTAACTGCTTCACGCTAAAATAGTTGAATTTGTGCTAAAATAGCTGTTTTACTACTTGCCACTCCCTTTGGCGTTTACATTTTCAAAGAATTCCGATAGCTGCGCAAACATATCCCGGAAGAAAGGTAACACCAAGCCAATGCCATCTACTACCGCTGGCCCAAAAGGCGCTATGATGGAAAAAGTAGAAGATGCTTGTTGTGTTTCTTCTGAAATAAGACCAATATTGGCTGCATAAAAAAGAATAACACTATAGATCAGCAGGTAGATCATTCCGTACAGGATGATACCA
Coding sequences within it:
- a CDS encoding isoprenyl transferase, translated to MSDLKQQIDLTRLPKHIAIIMDGNGRWAKEKGEDRLFGHFHGVESVRNIVEGCAELGVEYLTLYAFSTENWDRPENEVNGLMALLVDTIRKEVETLNKNNIKLHVIGDMKMLPQYAVEELQEALEMTSKNTGLNLVMALSYSSRWELLNAVKNIAIEVKSGTLDPDTISYDTLQRFLTTSNFPDPELMIRTSGEYRISNFLLYQLAYAELYFTNTRWPDFRKHNLYEAILDFQARERRFGKTSEQLA
- a CDS encoding DUF6089 family protein, yielding MKKIVIVLLACVVSLSTRAQIMNSYVQEGEFGLAVGLGHYFGDLNTRAALNRPKFSAGAFFRKQFSNYIGVKVAANYARLGYSDVYSGNEVQKRRNLSFNTNIWELSLSGDFNFFKFFPGVEGFTYTPYVSLGVGVFSYDPFAYLNNEKHFLRPIGTEGQGSPAYPDRTPYGSMGVCFPLAVGFKYSVTEKINMFAEVGYRFTNTDYIDDVSTTYAPDAFQPLPNGQPSIGMLLADRSYETGTPIGIKGRQRGNSAQKDAYVLAQVGVSFNISSYRCPTPRSW
- a CDS encoding NAD kinase; this translates as MKVAIYSRGIEAEQEVQLLTLLEELKRYHVKVCLHKSLAGPRSAVHMLPTDFSIFSKHEDLDDSFDCVISLGGDGTMLDTATLVRNKNIPILGINFGRLGFLASLGKEDVSAAVEALINGTYGTEKRTLLHLDASIPLFGDTPFGLNEFAIHKREFSPMIKIHTYLNGEFLNSYWADGLIVSTPTGSTGYNMSCNGPIVFPDSGSFVITPVAPHNLNVRSIIVPDDNIVSFEVEGRTDDFICMMDARREIVEKDVQLAVKKEDFTVKLVALNENSFLGTLREKLTWGLDKRN
- a CDS encoding POTRA domain-containing protein, whose product is MLVYLSFICVVQNLYAQQDSTSIEKTASILPAAEADSLGSLVMVGNITILGYKKTKEYIIQREIPFKQGDYMLKSTLKEKLELARQQLMNTTLFVDVEVTAKYAEEVAFVQVVVKERWYLFPLPYFKIVGRNFNDWWVEHNRSLQRVNYGIKFMQNNVSGRNDHLNFALVAGYTQQVYIRYENPFIEKSLKHGMSIGVSYNRNREVNYADSMNKQLFVRNPDAFLNRSFHIDVGYSYRPAIKTRHHFRVQYNDVEIDDTILEKNPAYHPEGRKRIKYSGFSYSIQHFDVDYIPYPTRGFMGDAYASTRFSKDFLGQIGFRGTFTKEVFTTSYLQFQAAGLLKMPFNQAYYSLGMFGSADFYMRGLEPYVIQGVFGGVARATAIKKVLAFNIKNPINTKTHDKIPFRFMLKAYGDVGYAHLPNRYVGNSMLNNKILRTWGAGVDILSIYDMVLKIEYSFNQLGERGFFIHTAADF
- a CDS encoding CBS domain-containing protein, whose amino-acid sequence is MLISQLITNHYPTVEPEDKVSLALQLMDDFDIIHLPIVEDKKFIGLVCKDDLLDVEEDGVLQYLRNDFIIRSVKSTEHFLSALKLASTNQLSLVPVVNDEMEWVGAITCQELLKTATQFTGAEEIGAIIVLEMERKSYSFGEISRLVETNDAHITQFNTYTETETGLLVVTIKINKQEVSDIIATFQRYEYSIRYFIGEEHYENELRYNYNHLMSYLKI
- a CDS encoding alpha/beta fold hydrolase; translation: MQYEIKQQDKFKYIEKGQGEPLVLLHGLFGALSNFKDLIEHFSQNYKVVVPMLPLFELDIFHTTVGGLEKFVHKFIEARDYKNIHLLGNSLGGHVALVHILKHPERIKTLTLTGSSGLFENGMGDSYPKRGDKEYIRKKTELTFYDPAMATEELVNEVFEITNNRLKVIKIISLAKSAIRNNLGEELSQVKQPTCLIWGNNDTITPPFVAKEFNRLIPNSELHFIDKCGHAPMMEVPGEFNVILDQFLAKHAEPAATLA